TCTCCTGTTCGTCTCGATAGCCGCGGGGACAGGACTAGCGACTCTGAGCGGCGCAGGCCTGGCTGACACCGCGCTGCTTGGTACGACTCTCTACCCGGAGATGGCCAATCGTGGCTACGACAAGCGGTTGGGTCTGGGCACTATCGCATCGATCGGTACGCTGGCTTCAGTCATTCCGCCGAGCGCACTCATGGTGCTGGCAGGAAGTTTCGCCCAGGTATCGATTAGCCGACTGCTGATCGGAGGGCTTATGCCGGGTCTGCTTATGGCGGCCCTCTACGCCATCTACATATCGGTACGGGTCAAGCTCAATCCGGCACTGGCCCCAACCTATAGTGCTACCACCGCTCCCTGGAGCGAGAAGATCGCCGGTGCGGCCAAGCTCTCGCCCATGTTTCTGATCGTCTTCATGGTCATGGGGTTCATCCTCCTCGGAATAACGACGCCGAGCGAGGCTGCCGCCACCGGCGCCCTCGCCGCGGTTGCGGTGGTCGCTCTCTACCGGCGGCTTACATTCGAAGTGATCCGCGAGTCCGTGATGGGCGCGACGAAAGTTTCGGGGATGATCTTCCTCATCATCGCCGCCGCCGTTGCGCTCAGTCAGGTACTCGCGCTCAGTGGCGCTACAACCGGCCTGTTACGCCTGGTGTCGGAGTTGAACGTATCACCACTCGTCATTCTGCTGGTGATGCACCTGGTGATATTCGTCCTCGGTTTCTTCATCGACTCGGTATCAATCATGGTCGTTGCCATACCTATCTTCGGGCCGATCGCCACCGCTCTGGGATTCGACCCCATCTGGTTCTGGGTGTTGTTCATGATGGGGCTGAACAATGGAGGACTCACTCCGCCCTTCGGCCTCACGCTCTTCGTGCTGAAGAGCGTCGTCGCGGGAACGACCAAAGACGAGCCGACCATGATAGACATGTACTGGGCGGCTGTTCCCTACGTACTGATCAACATCCTGGCGATGGCAATCGTGGTCATCTTCCCCGAGATCATC
Above is a window of Dehalococcoidia bacterium DNA encoding:
- a CDS encoding TRAP transporter large permease subunit yields the protein MEWWGFLIVILALLVFFMVMGLPVAFAFAGANIIGLLLVAAGTKGLVVIPGSIFSSVSSFTLVAIPMFFLLGEVLFQSRVIAMIIDVIDKWIGQLRARLLFVSIAAGTGLATLSGAGLADTALLGTTLYPEMANRGYDKRLGLGTIASIGTLASVIPPSALMVLAGSFAQVSISRLLIGGLMPGLLMAALYAIYISVRVKLNPALAPTYSATTAPWSEKIAGAAKLSPMFLIVFMVMGFILLGITTPSEAAATGALAAVAVVALYRRLTFEVIRESVMGATKVSGMIFLIIAAAVALSQVLALSGATTGLLRLVSELNVSPLVILLVMHLVIFVLGFFIDSVSIMVVAIPIFGPIATALGFDPIWFWVLFMMGLNNGGLTPPFGLTLFVLKSVVAGTTKDEPTMIDMYWAAVPYVLINILAMAIVVIFPEIILWLPGLVQ